From the Pediococcus acidilactici genome, the window GAACTGACGGAAGATGTTAATCGCCAGACTTTGGTACTTTTTAATTCCTTAGATACCATTGAAAAGGTTTATACTAGAATGATGCAGGAGAACCCAGAACGTTCACGTAAAATTTTAGCTCAAGGGGTGCATGGTTCCCGCGCTAAAATTATTCGGGAATTTAATGACGAAGATAACGCCATCCTTTTGGGAGCGGCATCGTTTTGGGAAGGGATCGATTTTCCTGGGGACCGGCTGGAATACCTAATTGTAACCCGCCTTCCATTTCGTTCGCCCGGTGATAAGCTAGTTCAGTTAGCGGCTAAGCGGGCCCGAAACCCATTCCGCCAGTTTACGTTACCGGATGCACTATTGACGTTTAAACAGGGCCTTGGACGGGTGATTCGGAATAGTGATGATACGGGTGCGGTCGTGATGCTAGATAACCGGATTATGAAACGCCGTTACGGTAAACAATTTATCCATCAGCTCCCTAACGGAGTAGAAGCCCACTACGGCAAAATTAATGAGATTAAAACGAGGGTTGCTGACTTTTTTAAGTGAGCCCGTGGTTTATATTAGTTGAGGAAGATTATGAAAAAAAGTAGACTTAAACACCCATTTTTGTTGATTATTTTTATTGTGGCTGCGTCAATTATTGGTTCGGCCGCGATTATCTTTAATGAAATCAACCGGCCCATCCGCGGCGACACGCACGTGGCTAAGACGATTGCGTTGGACAATACTGATTTGGCCAAAGTTGACCGGGTCACCCGGTTTGTTTATAACCAAACCGAATATACTGTTTCAGGATCAAAGAAAGACGGGACGAACATTTTCGTGGTGATTGCTGACCATGGTAAAAAAATCACCGTGTACCCTCAATCAGCCGGAGTGTCCGAACAAGCCGCCATTAAAACTGTTGAACAGGACTCTTCGTTAAAAGAAATCACGTCGAGTCGATTTGGGATTGTCAAGAAGCGTCCGGTATGGATGATTTCGTACATTAACCAGAAGGATCATTTGGTGATTAAGTTGATTGACTTTAAGACGGGACAAGAAATCAAACACGTATCCACGTACTAGATTAAGGAGTAAA encodes:
- a CDS encoding DUF5590 domain-containing protein translates to MKKSRLKHPFLLIIFIVAASIIGSAAIIFNEINRPIRGDTHVAKTIALDNTDLAKVDRVTRFVYNQTEYTVSGSKKDGTNIFVVIADHGKKITVYPQSAGVSEQAAIKTVEQDSSLKEITSSRFGIVKKRPVWMISYINQKDHLVIKLIDFKTGQEIKHVSTY